One Streptosporangium sp. NBC_01495 DNA window includes the following coding sequences:
- a CDS encoding D-arabinono-1,4-lactone oxidase — protein MGETFRNWARNQSATPAEVRAPSSAEEVSRAVRDAVAAGRRVRMTGTGHSFTAVALTDGLLLRPDALTGIREAGDGWVTAEAGTTIGALNRELHRMGLALANMGDIDAQTVAGAIQTGTHGTGRDVGGMADQVLALEMVLADGEIVTVRGDGEGKIRGVAERDLFDAARVSLGALGVVTAVTFRVEPAFLLHSVRRPMTLTAILGSLDTLVTGNEHLDFFWLPHTDTCLTKRNNRSPGPARPGSALKYWLDNHFMENTLFGALCGVGGRHPGAIPRLNALSAATLSASARTDASYRIFTSVREVRFLEMEYAIPREHLGQALREVRDLLERRDWKISFPVEVRVTPASDAWLSTAYGRDSAYLACHVYRPTPNPAYFEGVEEIMTRLGGRPHWGKLHTRDASYLARVYPRFEDFLAVRDALDPGRAFANDHLDTVLG, from the coding sequence ATGGGCGAGACCTTCCGCAACTGGGCCCGGAACCAGTCCGCCACCCCGGCGGAGGTCCGCGCGCCCTCCTCCGCCGAGGAGGTCTCCCGGGCCGTGCGGGACGCCGTCGCGGCGGGCCGCCGGGTCCGCATGACCGGCACCGGCCACTCGTTCACCGCGGTGGCGCTGACCGACGGCCTCCTGCTGCGGCCCGACGCGCTGACCGGAATCCGCGAGGCCGGGGACGGCTGGGTGACGGCCGAGGCCGGTACGACGATCGGCGCGCTCAACCGGGAGCTGCACCGGATGGGCCTGGCCCTGGCCAACATGGGCGACATCGACGCCCAGACCGTGGCCGGGGCCATCCAGACCGGCACCCACGGCACCGGCAGGGACGTCGGCGGGATGGCCGACCAGGTGCTGGCGCTGGAGATGGTGCTCGCCGACGGCGAGATCGTCACGGTCCGCGGCGACGGCGAGGGCAAGATCCGCGGGGTGGCCGAGCGGGACCTGTTCGACGCCGCCAGGGTGAGCCTGGGCGCGCTCGGCGTGGTGACCGCGGTGACCTTCCGGGTGGAGCCGGCCTTCCTGCTGCACAGCGTCCGGCGGCCGATGACGCTGACCGCGATCCTCGGCTCCCTCGACACGCTCGTCACCGGCAACGAGCACCTCGACTTCTTCTGGCTGCCGCACACCGACACCTGCCTGACCAAGCGCAACAACCGCAGCCCGGGACCGGCCCGGCCCGGGAGCGCGCTGAAGTACTGGCTCGACAACCACTTCATGGAGAACACCCTGTTCGGCGCGCTGTGCGGCGTCGGCGGACGCCACCCGGGCGCCATCCCCCGGCTCAACGCGCTCTCGGCCGCGACGCTGTCGGCCTCGGCCCGCACCGACGCCTCGTACCGGATCTTCACGAGCGTGCGGGAGGTGCGCTTCCTGGAGATGGAGTACGCCATCCCGCGCGAGCACCTCGGCCAGGCCCTCCGCGAGGTCCGCGACCTGCTGGAGCGGCGAGACTGGAAGATCAGTTTCCCGGTCGAGGTGCGGGTCACCCCGGCCTCGGACGCCTGGCTGTCCACCGCCTACGGCAGGGACTCGGCCTATCTCGCCTGCCACGTCTACCGGCCGACCCCGAACCCCGCCTACTTCGAGGGCGTCGAAGAGATCATGACGAGACTCGGCGGCCGGCCGCACTGGGGCAAGCTGCACACCCGCGACGCGTCCTACCTGGCGAGGGTCTATCCCCGTTTCGAGGACTTCCTGGCGGTACGGGACGCCCTCGACCCGGGGCGCGCCTTCGCCAACGACCATCTCGACACGGTCCTGGGCTGA
- a CDS encoding lytic transglycosylase domain-containing protein, whose translation MSRLPGLRLFVPVMVALTALLALGGVALAMINAGRPAAPAAPGGSAVVESRIRDLSAIAPVASPPAVPVGSANPDPNPDAPAGDAQVPQDSGSHDPASQGPTPGPGATGTPGLTSTPPRLLVISPSTLTEQTKEDISRLKYVQKIDSFDGGAVKVSGVGLNLIAVDPDRFRAWAPRAVADQQRIWDALDRGEFVADNSAARRLGLVLGSEYQVDGGPRLRAAASAAFGLPGVDGVVGEETGRRLGLLPGVALLVHSPEKAATVLRTRVGRLLSPGSQVVAVGARTAKPTLKPTVKATTGGTTGTGRVRRVTVGRPGSYLELYRKAAEVCPGLSWTVLAAIGQVESSHGRNNGPSSAGALGPMQFMPATWKAYGVDGDGDGVADIWNPYDAVPGAANYLCANGAGRGGKKLEKAIWFYNHSWSYVAKVMGISRGYAATYP comes from the coding sequence GTGTCACGTCTTCCCGGGTTGCGGTTGTTCGTCCCAGTGATGGTTGCCCTGACCGCTCTCCTCGCCCTCGGCGGCGTCGCCCTCGCGATGATCAACGCCGGCCGCCCCGCCGCTCCCGCGGCCCCCGGCGGGAGCGCCGTCGTGGAGTCCCGGATCCGGGACCTGTCGGCGATCGCGCCGGTGGCCAGCCCTCCCGCGGTCCCGGTGGGCTCGGCGAACCCCGACCCGAACCCGGACGCCCCGGCCGGAGACGCCCAGGTCCCGCAGGATTCGGGTTCGCACGACCCCGCCTCCCAGGGGCCGACCCCCGGGCCGGGGGCGACGGGCACTCCCGGGCTCACCTCCACCCCGCCCCGGCTGCTGGTCATCTCCCCCTCGACGCTGACCGAGCAGACCAAGGAGGACATCTCCCGGCTCAAGTACGTCCAGAAGATCGACTCCTTCGACGGCGGGGCGGTCAAGGTGTCCGGGGTCGGGCTCAACCTCATCGCGGTCGACCCGGATCGCTTCCGCGCGTGGGCCCCCAGGGCCGTCGCCGACCAGCAGAGAATCTGGGACGCCCTCGACAGGGGGGAGTTCGTCGCCGACAACTCGGCGGCACGCCGCCTCGGGCTGGTTCTCGGCTCGGAGTACCAGGTGGACGGCGGCCCCCGGCTGCGGGCCGCGGCCTCCGCCGCGTTCGGCCTGCCCGGCGTGGACGGCGTCGTGGGGGAGGAGACCGGCCGCAGGCTGGGCCTGCTGCCGGGGGTGGCGCTGCTCGTGCACAGCCCGGAGAAGGCCGCCACGGTCCTCCGGACACGGGTGGGCAGGCTGCTGAGCCCGGGTTCCCAGGTGGTCGCCGTCGGTGCCCGTACGGCGAAGCCCACCCTGAAGCCCACGGTGAAGGCCACCACCGGCGGGACGACGGGGACCGGCCGGGTGCGGCGGGTCACGGTCGGCAGGCCCGGCAGCTATCTGGAGCTCTACCGAAAGGCGGCCGAGGTCTGCCCGGGGCTCTCCTGGACGGTCCTGGCCGCGATCGGCCAGGTGGAGAGCTCGCACGGGCGCAACAACGGCCCGTCCTCCGCGGGAGCGCTGGGACCGATGCAGTTCATGCCCGCCACCTGGAAGGCCTACGGCGTGGACGGCGACGGCGACGGCGTCGCCGACATCTGGAACCCGTACGACGCGGTCCCCGGCGCGGCCAACTACCTGTGCGCCAACGGGGCGGGCCGGGGCGGCAAGAAGCTGGAGAAGGCCATCTGGTTCTACAACCACTCCTGGTCGTACGTCGCCAAGGTCATGGGCATCTCCCGCGGCTACGCCGCCACCTACCCCTGA
- a CDS encoding ferrochelatase: MGNYDALLVVSFGGPEKPDDVMPFLENVVRGRGIPRERLLEVEAHYQRFGGASPINRQCRDLIAAVEPTIDLPVYWGNRNWHPYLEDTLHRMASDGVRRAAAFVTSAYSSYSACRQYIDDIAFARAAVEGAPEVVKLRHYFDHPGFVAAMADHTREALGRLPAGLGDSARLVFTAHSIPTSMAATAGPGGGAYEAQLRRAAALVTAEVGGDGDRAWDLVWQSRSGAPHIPWLEPDVCDHLLEVDAPAVVLVPIGFVSDHMEVVYDLDVEAAETAKKIGLPLVRAATAGTHPRFVSMVGELLAEPEPVACAATCCPAPPRRRG, encoded by the coding sequence ATGGGGAATTACGACGCACTTCTCGTCGTCTCGTTCGGGGGACCGGAGAAACCAGACGACGTGATGCCGTTCCTGGAGAACGTGGTCCGGGGCAGGGGGATCCCGCGCGAGCGGCTGCTGGAGGTCGAGGCGCACTACCAGCGCTTCGGCGGGGCCAGCCCGATCAACCGGCAGTGCCGCGACCTGATCGCGGCCGTGGAGCCGACCATCGACCTCCCGGTCTACTGGGGCAACCGCAACTGGCACCCCTACCTGGAGGACACGCTCCACCGGATGGCGTCGGACGGCGTGCGCAGGGCCGCCGCCTTCGTCACCTCCGCCTACAGCTCGTACTCGGCCTGCCGCCAGTACATCGACGACATCGCGTTCGCCAGGGCCGCGGTCGAGGGTGCCCCGGAGGTCGTCAAGCTCCGGCACTACTTCGACCACCCCGGGTTCGTCGCGGCGATGGCCGACCACACCCGCGAGGCCCTGGGCCGGCTGCCCGCCGGGCTCGGAGACTCCGCGCGGCTGGTCTTCACCGCTCACAGCATCCCGACCTCGATGGCCGCGACGGCCGGCCCCGGCGGCGGCGCGTACGAGGCGCAGCTGCGCCGGGCGGCGGCGCTGGTCACCGCCGAGGTGGGTGGCGACGGCGACAGGGCGTGGGACCTGGTCTGGCAGAGCCGGAGCGGCGCCCCGCACATCCCTTGGCTGGAGCCCGACGTCTGCGACCACCTGCTCGAGGTCGACGCCCCGGCGGTGGTCCTGGTGCCGATCGGCTTCGTCTCCGACCACATGGAGGTCGTCTACGACCTCGACGTGGAGGCCGCGGAGACGGCTAAGAAGATCGGCCTGCCGCTGGTCAGGGCCGCCACGGCCGGGACCCACCCGCGGTTCGTCTCGATGGTCGGGGAGCTGCTCGCCGAGCCGGAGCCCGTCGCGTGCGCGGCCACCTGCTGCCCGGCACCGCCGCGCCGTCGCGGGTGA
- a CDS encoding S9 family peptidase, translated as MFGDDRRGKFETVTPFNDIRDYVGVPRVASLRLSPDGARLVSVVQALNPDGRSYGTSLWEIPLDGRRPYRLTRSVKGEAGAEFTQDGDLLFGSRRPDPTVKEADEEVPALWLLPATGGEARQIASRPGGIAGFVTGGRTVVFCSDVLPGDEAGEAERRRTRKDAGISAILHESYPVRYWDHDLGPGEPRLFAGTLGDGERLTEVRDLTPQPGKALSSHSACDVTPDGSTVVTTWGVSMPQGELRFELVAIDTADGGARRVLAAADDHDFDGPVRISPDGRLVACVRNNHADIDLIPESTLWIVDLDTGAGHPAGGGLWPSDIVWAPDSRSLFVVADDHGRRPIFRVPADGSAPERLTPDDAAYGSLNVAPDGAVYALRSAVDAPAAPVRVAPDGTVEKLISPVPDLELPGTLTEVTVTADDGAEIRAWLALPEGASAANPAPLLLWIHGGPLSSWNDWSWRWNPWIMAQHGYAVLLPDPCMSTGYGPDMIRRGWADWGPRTHADLMAITDAALELPEVDPARTAAMGGSFGGYMANWVAGHTGRFRAIVTHASLWNLDQFAGTTDASMYWQREFGSPGTVLYSKLSPHLSLENISTPMLVVHGDKDYRVPIGEALRLWWDLQRSEVESKFLYFPDENHWVLKPGNAVVWYETVLAFLDQHVLGREWKRPESLS; from the coding sequence ATGTTCGGAGACGATCGCCGGGGTAAGTTCGAAACCGTGACCCCATTTAACGACATCCGCGATTATGTCGGCGTGCCGCGGGTGGCATCCCTGCGGCTATCCCCCGATGGAGCGCGCCTGGTCAGCGTGGTGCAGGCGCTTAATCCCGACGGAAGATCCTACGGGACCTCCCTGTGGGAGATCCCTCTCGACGGCCGCCGGCCGTACCGGCTGACCAGATCCGTCAAGGGCGAGGCCGGGGCCGAGTTCACGCAAGACGGCGACCTGCTCTTCGGCTCGCGCCGCCCCGACCCGACCGTCAAGGAGGCGGACGAGGAGGTTCCCGCGCTCTGGCTGCTGCCCGCGACGGGAGGCGAGGCCCGGCAGATCGCCTCCAGACCGGGGGGCATCGCCGGATTCGTGACCGGCGGCAGGACCGTGGTCTTCTGCTCCGACGTGCTCCCCGGCGACGAGGCGGGCGAGGCCGAGCGGCGCAGGACGCGCAAGGACGCGGGGATCAGCGCGATCCTGCACGAGAGTTACCCGGTGCGCTACTGGGATCACGACCTCGGTCCCGGAGAGCCCCGGCTGTTCGCGGGCACCCTGGGCGACGGCGAGCGGCTGACCGAGGTCAGGGATCTCACCCCGCAGCCGGGCAAGGCGCTGTCGAGCCACAGCGCGTGCGACGTGACGCCGGACGGCTCCACGGTCGTGACCACCTGGGGTGTGTCGATGCCGCAGGGCGAGCTCCGCTTCGAGCTGGTCGCCATCGACACGGCCGACGGCGGCGCCCGGCGCGTCCTGGCCGCCGCCGACGATCACGACTTCGACGGGCCGGTCAGGATCTCCCCCGACGGGCGCCTGGTCGCGTGCGTCAGGAACAACCACGCCGACATCGACCTGATCCCCGAGAGCACCCTGTGGATCGTCGACCTGGACACCGGAGCGGGCCACCCGGCGGGCGGCGGGCTCTGGCCGTCCGACATCGTCTGGGCGCCCGACTCCCGCTCGCTGTTCGTGGTCGCCGACGACCACGGCCGCCGCCCGATCTTCCGGGTCCCGGCCGACGGGTCCGCGCCGGAGCGGCTCACCCCCGACGACGCCGCGTACGGCTCGCTCAACGTCGCGCCCGACGGCGCCGTCTACGCGCTGCGCAGCGCCGTGGACGCGCCCGCGGCCCCGGTCAGGGTGGCACCGGACGGTACGGTGGAGAAGCTGATCTCTCCCGTCCCCGACCTGGAACTGCCAGGCACGCTCACCGAGGTCACCGTGACCGCCGACGACGGCGCGGAGATCAGGGCCTGGCTGGCGCTGCCGGAGGGGGCCTCCGCGGCGAACCCCGCCCCGCTCCTGCTGTGGATCCACGGCGGCCCGCTGTCCAGCTGGAACGACTGGTCCTGGCGCTGGAACCCGTGGATCATGGCCCAGCACGGTTACGCCGTGCTGCTGCCGGATCCGTGCATGTCCACCGGTTACGGGCCGGACATGATCCGGCGCGGCTGGGCCGACTGGGGCCCGCGTACCCACGCCGACCTGATGGCGATCACCGACGCCGCCCTGGAGCTACCCGAGGTCGACCCCGCCAGGACCGCCGCCATGGGCGGCTCGTTCGGCGGCTACATGGCCAACTGGGTCGCCGGGCACACCGGCAGGTTCAGGGCGATCGTCACCCATGCCTCGCTCTGGAACCTCGACCAGTTCGCCGGGACCACCGACGCGTCCATGTACTGGCAGCGCGAGTTCGGCTCCCCGGGCACCGTCCTGTACTCGAAGCTCTCCCCGCACCTGTCGCTGGAGAACATCTCCACCCCGATGCTGGTCGTCCACGGCGACAAGGACTACCGGGTCCCCATCGGGGAGGCGCTGCGCCTGTGGTGGGACCTGCAGCGCTCGGAGGTGGAGTCGAAGTTCCTGTACTTCCCCGACGAGAACCACTGGGTGCTCAAGCCGGGCAACGCGGTCGTCTGGTACGAGACCGTTCTGGCCTTCCTCGACCAGCATGTCCTCGGGCGCGAGTGGAAGCGTCCGGAGTCGCTGTCGTGA
- a CDS encoding inositol monophosphatase family protein has protein sequence MDSAVTFGRLAEEIAREAGEMLLAKRPARPEVLVTKSSPTDVVTALDRASEELIRDRIKAVRPDDAILGEEGGSTGEGRVRWIVDPIDGTVNFLYGVPEWAVSIAVEVDGEVIAGVVNVVPRGEVFTAVRGGGAWLAGERLSCNTGVPLERALIATGFGYESGRRAVQAEVLRHVLPRVRDIRRGGSAASDLCAVAAGRVDGYYERGPQYWDYGAGGLVAAEAGARVGGLEGRPANPGLVLCAAPGLFEELHDLLLPLDPERDA, from the coding sequence GTGGACAGCGCCGTGACCTTCGGGCGGCTGGCGGAGGAGATCGCCAGGGAGGCCGGTGAGATGCTGCTTGCCAAGCGGCCGGCCCGGCCCGAGGTGCTGGTCACCAAGTCCAGCCCCACCGACGTGGTGACCGCCCTCGACCGGGCCTCGGAGGAGCTCATCCGCGACAGGATCAAGGCGGTCAGGCCCGACGACGCGATCCTCGGCGAGGAGGGCGGCTCCACCGGCGAGGGCAGGGTCCGCTGGATCGTCGACCCGATCGACGGGACGGTCAACTTCCTGTACGGGGTGCCCGAGTGGGCGGTCAGCATCGCGGTCGAGGTGGACGGCGAGGTGATCGCGGGAGTGGTCAACGTCGTGCCTCGCGGCGAGGTGTTCACCGCGGTCAGGGGCGGGGGAGCGTGGCTGGCCGGGGAGCGGCTGAGCTGCAACACCGGCGTACCGCTGGAGCGGGCACTGATCGCCACCGGGTTCGGCTACGAGAGCGGGCGGCGCGCGGTACAGGCGGAGGTGCTCCGCCATGTGCTGCCGCGCGTGCGCGACATCCGCAGGGGCGGCTCGGCGGCCTCCGACCTGTGCGCGGTGGCGGCGGGGCGGGTGGACGGCTACTACGAGCGCGGTCCCCAGTACTGGGACTACGGGGCCGGTGGCCTCGTCGCCGCGGAGGCCGGGGCCAGGGTCGGCGGGCTGGAGGGCAGGCCGGCCAATCCGGGCCTCGTCCTGTGCGCGGCCCCCGGCCTGTTCGAGGAGCTGCACGACCTGCTGCTCCCGCTCGACCCGGAACGCGACGCCTGA